A segment of the Streptomyces sp. NBC_01235 genome:
ACCTCGGCGGTACCGCTGAGCGACCCGCAGAAGCAGCGCCTCGGCGCCGCCCTCGCGAAGCTCTACGGCCGCCCGATGCACCTCAACCTCGACGTGGACCCCGCGGTCCTCGGCGGGATCCGGGTGCAGGTGGGCGACGAGGTGATCAACGGATCCCTCGCGGACCGCATCGAGGACGCCGCCCGCCGCATGGCGAGCTAGCAGCAACTCAAGACCGCAGTACGAACTGATGGCGGCCCTGGTTGGGCCGTGCAGAGGATTCACCTCTTTCAGGGGGGAGTCCCCATCCCCCCAAAGTGAAACTTCGGGCCCAACAAGGAGAGCAGGGAACCCAGATGGCGGAGCTCACGATCCGGCCGGAGGAGATCCGGGACGCGCTGGAGAACTTTGTCCAGTCGTACAAGCCGGACGCGGCCTCGCGCGAGGAGGTCGGTACGGTCACCCTTGCCGGCGACGGCATCGCGAAGGTCGAGGGCCTCCCCTCGGCCATGGCCAACGAACTGCTGAGGTTCGAGGACGGCACCCTCGGCCTCGCGCTCAACCTCGAAGAGCGCGAGATCGGTACCGTCATCCTCGGCGAGTTCAGCGGCGTCGAGGAGGGCCAGCCGGTCACCCGCACGGGAGAGGTCCTGTCCGTCGCCGTCGGCGAGGGCTACCTCGGCCGTGTCGTCGACCCGCTCGGCAACCCGATCGACGGCCTCGGCGAGATCGAGACGTCCGGCCGCCGTGCCCTGGAGCTGCAGGCTCCGGGTGTCATGGCCCGTAAGTCGGTGCACGAGCCGATGGAGACCGGCTACAAGGCCGTCGACGCGATGACCCCGATCGGCCGTGGCCAGCGTCAGCTGATCATCGGTGACCGCCAGACCGGCAAGACCGCCCTGGCTGTCGACACGATCATCAACCAGCGCGACAACTGGCGCTCCGGCGACGTGAAGAAGCAGGTCCGCTGCGTCTACGTCGCCATCGGCCAGAAGGGCTCGACCATCGCCTCCGTGCGTGGTGCCCTCGAAGAGGCCGGCGCGCTGGAGTACACGACCATCGTCGCCGCCCCGGCGTCCGACCCGGCCGGCTTCAAGTACCTGGCGCCGTACACCGGTTCGGCCATCGGTCAGCAGTGGATGTACGAGGGCAAGCACGTCCTCATCATCTTCGACGACCTGTCGAAGCAGGCCGACGCCTACCGCGCCGTGTCGCTGCTGCTGCGCCGCCCGCCGGGCCGCGAGGCCTACCCGGGTGACGTCTTCTACCTGCACTCCCGCCTGCTGGAGCGTTGCGCGAAGCTCTCCGACGACCTGGGCGCCGGTTCGATGACGGGTCTGCCGATCGTCGAGACCAAGGCGAACGACGTGTCGGCGTTCATCCCGACCAACGTCATCTCCATCACCGACGGCCAGTGCTTCCTGGAGTCCGACCTGTTCAACGCCGGCCAGCGTCCGGCTCTGAACGTCGGTATCTCGGTCTCCCGCGTCGGTGGCTCCGCCCAGCACAAGGCGATGCGGCAGGTGTCCGGCCGGCTCCGCCTCGACCTCGCCCAGTACCGTGAGCTGGAGGCGTTCGCCGCCTTCGGTTCCGACCTGGACGCCGCGTCGAAGTCCCAGCTGGAACGCGGTCAGCGACTGGTCGAGCTGCTCAAGCAGCCTCAGTACCAGCCGATGCCGACCGAGGACCAGGTCGTCTCCGTGTGGGCCGGTACCACCGGCAAGATGGACGACGTTCCGGTCGCCGACGTCCGCCGCTTCGAGAAGGAGCTCCTGGAGTACCTGCACCGCAAGGAGCAGGGCCTCATGACCTCCATCAAGGAGGGCGCGAAGATGTCGGACGACACCCTCATCGCTGTTGCCGACGCGATCGCCGAGTTCAAGAAGCAGTTCGAGACCTCGGACGGCAAGCTTCTCGGCGAGGACGCCCCGGCCGCGGCCAAGTGACGTAAGGAAGGGACCTGACTCATGGGAGCCCAGCTCCGGGTCTACAAGCGTCGCATCCGATCCGTCACCGCGACCAAGAAGATCACCAAGGCGATGGAGATGATCGCCGCCTCGCGCGTCGTCAAGGCGCAGCGCAAGGTGGCGGCCTCCGCGCCGTACGCGACCGAGCTCACCCGCGCGGTCACGGCGGTCGGTACCGGCTCGAACACGAAGCACGCGCTGACCACGCAGGCCGAGACGGTCGTGCGGTCCGCGGTGCTGCTCCTGACGAGCGACCGTGGTCTCGCCGGCGCCTTCAACTCCAACGCCATCAAGGCCGCGGAGCAGCTGACGGCGCGCCTCGAGGCCGAGGGCAAGCAGGTCGACACGTACATCGTCGGCCGGCGTGGTCTCGCGCACTACAACTTCCGTGAGCGCAAGGTCGCGGAGTCGTGGTCGGGCTTCACGGACGAACCGACGTACGCGGACGCCAAGAAGGTCGCGGCCCCCCTGATCGAGGCCATCGAGAAGGACACGGCGGACGGCGGCGTGGACGAGATCCACATCGTCTTCACCGAGTTCGTCTCGATGATGACGCAGACGGCGCTCGACGACCGTCTGCTGCCGCTCAGCCTCGACGAGGTCGCGCAGGAGGCGGCGCCGAAGGGCGAGATCCTTCCGCTGTACGACTTCGAGCCCTCGGCGGAGGACGTCCTCGACGCCCTTCTGCCGCGCTACGTGGAGAGCCGCGTCTACAACGCTCTCCTCCAGTCGGCAGCCTCGAAGCACGCCGCCACGCGGCGCGCGATGAAGTCGGCCACCGACAATGCGGGCGAGCTCATCGAGACGCTCTCCCGCCTTGCCAACGCGGCCCGCCAGGCCGAAATCACCCAGGAAATCAGCGAGATCGTCGGTGGCTCCGCAGCCCTGGCCGACGCGACCGCGGGGAGTGACAGGTAATGACGACGACAGTTGAGACGGCCGTTGCCACGGGCCGCGTCGCCCGGGTCATCGGCCCGGTCGTCGACGTGGAATTCCCCGTCGACGCCATGCCGGAGATCTACAACGCCCTTCACGTCGAGGTCGCCGACCCGGCGAACGACGGCGAGAAGAAGACGCTGACCCTGGAGGTCGCCCAGCACCTGGGTGACGGCCTGGTCCGCACCATCTCCATGCAGCCCACCGACGGTCTGGTCCGCCAGGCCGCGGTCACCGACACCGGCACGGGCATCAGCGTCCCGGTCGGCGACTTCACCAAGGGCAAGGTGTTCAACACCCTCGGTGAGGTGCTGAACGTCGACGAGCAGTACGAGGGCGAGCGCTGGTCCATCCACCGCAAGGCCCCCAACTTCGACGAGCTCGAGTCGAAGACCGAGATGTTCGAGACCGGCGTCAAGGTCATCGACCTGCTGACCCCGTACGTCAAGGGCGGCAAGATCGGTCTGTTCGGTGGTGCCGGCGTGGGCAAGACGGTGCTCATCCAGGAGATGATCTACCGCGTCGCCAACAACCACGACGGTGTCTCCGTGTTCGCCGGTGTCGGCGAGCGCACCCGTGAGGGCAACGACCTCATCGAGGAGATGGCGGACTCGGGCGTCATCGACAAGACCGCCCTTGTCTTCGGCCAGATGGACGAGCCCCCGGGCACCCGTCTGCGCGTGGCCCTGGCCGGTCTGACCATGGCGGAGTACTTCCGCGATGTGCAGAAGCAGGACGTGCTGTTCTTCATCGACAACATCTTCCGCTTCACCCAGGCCGGTTCCGAGGTCTCG
Coding sequences within it:
- the atpA gene encoding F0F1 ATP synthase subunit alpha, which codes for MAELTIRPEEIRDALENFVQSYKPDAASREEVGTVTLAGDGIAKVEGLPSAMANELLRFEDGTLGLALNLEEREIGTVILGEFSGVEEGQPVTRTGEVLSVAVGEGYLGRVVDPLGNPIDGLGEIETSGRRALELQAPGVMARKSVHEPMETGYKAVDAMTPIGRGQRQLIIGDRQTGKTALAVDTIINQRDNWRSGDVKKQVRCVYVAIGQKGSTIASVRGALEEAGALEYTTIVAAPASDPAGFKYLAPYTGSAIGQQWMYEGKHVLIIFDDLSKQADAYRAVSLLLRRPPGREAYPGDVFYLHSRLLERCAKLSDDLGAGSMTGLPIVETKANDVSAFIPTNVISITDGQCFLESDLFNAGQRPALNVGISVSRVGGSAQHKAMRQVSGRLRLDLAQYRELEAFAAFGSDLDAASKSQLERGQRLVELLKQPQYQPMPTEDQVVSVWAGTTGKMDDVPVADVRRFEKELLEYLHRKEQGLMTSIKEGAKMSDDTLIAVADAIAEFKKQFETSDGKLLGEDAPAAAK
- a CDS encoding F0F1 ATP synthase subunit gamma, whose translation is MGAQLRVYKRRIRSVTATKKITKAMEMIAASRVVKAQRKVAASAPYATELTRAVTAVGTGSNTKHALTTQAETVVRSAVLLLTSDRGLAGAFNSNAIKAAEQLTARLEAEGKQVDTYIVGRRGLAHYNFRERKVAESWSGFTDEPTYADAKKVAAPLIEAIEKDTADGGVDEIHIVFTEFVSMMTQTALDDRLLPLSLDEVAQEAAPKGEILPLYDFEPSAEDVLDALLPRYVESRVYNALLQSAASKHAATRRAMKSATDNAGELIETLSRLANAARQAEITQEISEIVGGSAALADATAGSDR
- the atpD gene encoding F0F1 ATP synthase subunit beta, whose protein sequence is MTTTVETAVATGRVARVIGPVVDVEFPVDAMPEIYNALHVEVADPANDGEKKTLTLEVAQHLGDGLVRTISMQPTDGLVRQAAVTDTGTGISVPVGDFTKGKVFNTLGEVLNVDEQYEGERWSIHRKAPNFDELESKTEMFETGVKVIDLLTPYVKGGKIGLFGGAGVGKTVLIQEMIYRVANNHDGVSVFAGVGERTREGNDLIEEMADSGVIDKTALVFGQMDEPPGTRLRVALAGLTMAEYFRDVQKQDVLFFIDNIFRFTQAGSEVSTLLGRMPSAVGYQPNLADEMGLLQERITSTRGHSITSMQAIYVPADDLTDPAPATTFAHLDATTVLSRPISEKGIYPAVDPLDSTSRILDPRYIAADHYNTAMRVKTVLQKYKDLQDIIAILGIDELGEEDKLTVHRARRVERFLSQNTHVAKQFTGVDGSDVPLDESITAFNAIIDGEYDHFPEQAFFLCGGIEDLKANAKELGVS